One window of Arvicola amphibius chromosome 6, mArvAmp1.2, whole genome shotgun sequence genomic DNA carries:
- the LOC119817236 gene encoding selection and upkeep of intraepithelial T-cells protein 8-like, which translates to MMKPTDSCLTGYHVCFTFLQVVALASTSQNLMVTTPTGHLVARVGGQAELSCQVSPPRSVESMEVRWLRSDNYKLVYQYRGGHGVNEEAAPEYVNRTVFVKEAIGKGKVALRIHNIRISDDGPYQCLFNDSGFSDVISMNLSVAAFGLKTQIHVQSPANDGPTVGCFTEGWFPQPRMEWRDSQGEVVPYSSISYSQDEDRFFHMKMTLLLRNQSQKSITCCVLNPLTGEEKQTNLILPSKYSVMRG; encoded by the exons ATGATGAAGCCCACAGACTCCTGTCTTACTGGATATCATGTGTGCTTCACTTTCCTGCAAGTGGTAGCGTTAGCATCGACTTCTC AGAATCTGATGGTGACTACTCCCACTGGACATTTGGTGGCTAGGGTAGGAGGCCAGGCCGAGCTCAGCTGCCAGGTGTCCCCACCACGCAGTGTAGAGTCTATGGAGGTGCGCTGGCTCAGGAGTGACAATTACAAACTTGTTTATCAGTACAGAGGTGGTCATGGGGTAAATGAAGAAGCTGCCCCTGAATATGTGAATCGTACAGTGTTTGTGAAAGAGGCCATTGGGAAGGGCAAAGTGGCGCTCAGAATTCATAATATCCGCATTTCTGATGATGGACCTTACCAGTGTTTATTTAATGATAGTGGCTTCAGTGATGTGATCAGCATGAACCTCAGTGTGGCAG CATTTGGATTGAAGACACAAATCCATGTTCAGAGTCCTGCTAATGATGGACCCACTGTGGGTTGCTTTACAGAGGGGTGGTTCCCACAGCCCCGAATGGAGTGGAGAGACAGTCAAGGGGAAGTAGTCCCATACTCTTCCATCTCATACTCCCAGGATGAAGACAGATTTTTCCACATGAAGATGACTCTTCTTCTCAGAAATCAGTCACAGAAAAGTATCACATGTTGTGTTCTAAACCCTCTAACGGGTGAAGAGAAGCAAACAAATCTCATCCTACCAAGTAAGTACTCAGTCATGAGaggttaa